The Eriocheir sinensis breed Jianghai 21 chromosome 21, ASM2467909v1, whole genome shotgun sequence genome includes a region encoding these proteins:
- the LOC127001778 gene encoding uncharacterized protein LOC127001778 isoform X1, whose amino-acid sequence MRYSGLMPPERHAASLRSNHSKRLRKQIVFKIGETIHSGPTLAAPAVLKDEDLNATSKCVFPSNLQDSTQIPIGSNHLAQIPSTKPRFPQSWETRTPIGHSLSEPCTPCTQYRLDTKGSLPAAHVPDVIVPKIIVSKVSNIRTVSPVVKKQSENDKCTQEPLNEACESHTVVPQDSASEIRTLGVTVCELVASEKKLKEKNVQTQVAVKLEKDIQQEIKKEPDEGEVFQEYLNTAEVSQVKDENLTTKAPQTAELPVGIQEIPKIKLQIYGAVPTEFSTTNAGQTSRCAEALLKSLDLTTDLPEASLPEENKEMVRLIQEVDTKLNSFCHKRSSRASKRISSADFDVIELKPGPVSRVRRCTRTRKCSCRSDKSESETSDSRSVADESLYFDMVDKTAKPGKPKNGEPLLDEATTHVSAKFNGDVSSEIANGAHKVKGRRVSRANSDESDSNSGLRSNGNIDHNGDKVDFSVLLEISPADRKKFESKKAKIRRKTADWLLISETEQYYNEKEEIMRNKNKLESESESDESDTCTEQQDSRSDCSDESESIASTSQRNKCKGKLPRNIEDGSRPSAKRPKENQCSQKKRGRPVGSRTRKTLYDLTMLNDDDDDDDDENFFGFPVSTTIPQSTRTSSTLSGSVSQTRSKAKESCKHSYDVSSSSGKAGRKRLSDAERFLRDNREYYHFQETPERLRRSTSSSAEKEKVGRLDGCDVKQVEKKEEPRLRDPPPPVCKKQPAVDGRRVTRSAGIVLEEPDLQGKPKLKCIEKDDTKCPVKNVEKDVRDKDKRKCTEDSKEKCSEDDNRRECEGNKVKVVDEDQKINSHVDKGVSENKKDSDGRKTCSDTENRTSADTVECSEPEEGRTKQLEVSTTNAPVVSNSECTESKGRSGRILRGDVRENLKSELQDLYFSFEGVPEQESWYQTYQRLIDGVSNNEFSYDDDPLKFVLPYEMPKEYVRDFLCYKKGMLAKKRNDLADLVRKSPRCHASTLALFSDIIPTKKTKNAKVLRSAPTKVEEISSDGTSTPGAESTKLPPHESFETSEELAILAMHIDHIMKSEGCCEEVPHCIPPVDDLKESEADYKKTPPKKRGKKKRLMTGSKTEKGFENTAKEFKLFDNSLAQEVDPVFIAGLCDDMKDFLIPENILAREASEVVEDSCFCVCTDRASCDDFSSADDNTEASSECVSLCDSETIDCSVVSEPKRGRSAKKRRKNLTGWPKTQKRKKPAPSHTSDDNDSAMGWDDLEPKKHRGWKKHHDFSLLEQTTSERLAALAACDRRASPRKKASVLYMDTWPVRFRTQK is encoded by the coding sequence TAGCCCAGATTCCCTCAACCAAGCCACGTTTTCCCCAGTCCTGGGAGACGCGGACTCCTATTGGCCATTCTCTGTCAGAGCCGTGCACACCCTGTACCCAATACCGTTTGGACACCAAAGGCTCTCTTCCAGCAGCTCATGTACCTGATGTTATAGTGCCCAAAATTATTGTGTCCAAGGTCTCAAACATTAGAACTGTTTCTCCAGTGGTGAAAAAACAAAGTGAAAATGACAAATGTACACAGGAACCTCTTAATGAAGCATGTGAGAGTCACACCGTAGTGCCTCAGGACAGTGCAAGTGAAATTCGCACACTGGGAGTGACAGTTTGTGAATTGGTGGCTTCTGagaaaaagttgaaagaaaaaaatgtacagacTCAAGTTGCCGTGAAACTTGAGAAAGATATCCagcaagagataaagaaagaaccaGATGAAGGGGAGGTTTTCCAAGAATATTTGAACACAGCAGAAGTTTCTCAGGTAAAGGATGAAAACCTGACCACAAAAGCACCTCAAACTGCAGAACTTCCAGTTGGTATACAAGAAATACCTAAAATAAAGCTACAAATATATGGGGCAGTACCTACTGAGTTCAGCACAACCAATGCTGGCCAGACGTCAAGGTGTGCTGAAGCTCTGTTAAAGTCTTTAGATTTAACCACTGATCTTCCTGAAGCCAGTTTacctgaagaaaacaaagaaatggtcAGACTCATTCAAGAAGTAGACACTAAGCTTAACTCTTTTTGCCATAAAAGGAGCAGTCGTGCATCTAAGAGAATAAGCAGTGCTGATTTTGATGTGATCGAATTAAAACCAGGACCAGTGTCTAGAGTGCGGCGGTGTACGAGGACTCGTAAGTGTAGTTGCCGATCAGACAAATCTGAGTCTGAAACCTCAGACTCAAGAAGTGTGGCAGATGAGTCATTGTATTTCGATATGGTGGACAAGACTGCTAAACCAGGAAAGCCAAAGAATGGTGAGCCCTTGTTAGATGAGGCTACCACCCATGTCAGTGCCAAGTTTAACGGTGATGTGAGCAGTGAGATTGCCAATGGGGCTCACAAAGTCAAGGGACGCAGAGTTAGCCGCGCCAATAGTGATGAGTCTGACAGTAACTCAGGCTTGAGAAGTAATGGCAATATAGACCACAATGGTGATAAAGTAGATTTTAGTGTCCTCCTTGAGATCTCGCCTGCAGATAGGAAGAAATTTGAAAGTAAAAAGGCaaagataagacgaaaaacagctGATTGGTTGCTAATCTCTGAAACTGAACAGTAttataatgaaaaggaggaaataatgagaaataagaataaactggagtcagaaagtgaaagtgatgaaagtgatACCTGTACAGAACAACAAGACTCTAGGAGTGACTGTTCAGATGAGTCTGAGAGCATAGCCAGCACATCACAAAGAAACAAATGTAAAGGAAAACTTCCAAGGAATATTGAAGATGGCTCCAGACCCAGTGCTAAGAGACCGAAGGAGAATCAGTGCTCCCAGAAGAAGAGAGGCCGACCAGTAGGCAGCCGAACGAGGAAGACATTGTATGATCTTACAatgttaaatgatgatgatgatgatgatgatgatgaaaacttCTTTGGTTTCCCTGTGAGCACCACAATCCCTCAGAGCACGAGAACCAGCAGCACCTTGAGTGGTTCAGTCTCTCAAACACGGAGCAAAGCAAAGGAGAGCTGTAAGCATTCTTATGACGTGTCCTCCAGCAGCGGCAAGGCCGGAAGGAAACGACTGTCAGATGCCGAAAGATTCTTAAGAGACAATAGGGAGTACTATCACTTTCAGGAGACCCCTGAGAGATTGCGGCGCTCAACTTCGTCATCTGCTGAAAAAGAAAAGGTGGGAAGGTTGGATGGCTGTGATGTGAaacaagtagaaaagaaagaagagccaAGACTCAGGGACCCTCCTCCACCAGTGTGTAAAAAGCAACCAGCAGTTGATGGCAGGAGAGTAACTCGCAGTGCAGGTATCGTTCTTGAGGAGCCTGATTTGCAGGGAAAGCCGAAATTGAAATGTATAGAAAAGGATGATACAAAGTGTCCAGTTAAGAATGTAGAAAAAGATGTTAGAGACAAAGACAAGAGAAAGTGCACTGAAGATTCCAAAGAGAAATGTTCAGAAGATGATAACAGAAGAGAATGTGAAGGAAATAAAGTTAAGGTTGTTGATGAAGATCAAAAGATTAACAGTCATGTTGACAAGGGAGTATCTGAAAACAAGAAAGACAGTGATGGAAGGAAAACTTGTTCAGATACAGAAAATAGGACTTCAGCTGATACTGTTGAGTGCTCTGAACCTGAGGAAGGAAGAACTAAGCAGCTGGAGGTTTCCACCACCAATGCCCCAGTTGTCAGTAATAGTGAGTGTacagagagtaaaggaagaagtggtAGAATTTTAAGAGGAGATGTAAGAGAAAATTTGAAAAGTGAATTGCAagatttatatttctcttttgaAGGAGTACCTGAGCAAGAAAGTTGGTACCAGACATACCAGAGACTAATAGATGGCGTTTCTAATAATGAGTTTTCTTATGATGATGATCCTCTTAAATTTGTATTACCTTATGAAATGCCAAAGGAATATGTCAGAGACTTTCTTTGTTACAAGAAAGGTATGTTagcaaagaaaaggaatgatCTTGCAGATCTTGTAAGGAAGTCTCCTAGATGCCATGCATCTACTCTTGCTCTGTTTTCTGATATTATTCCtaccaaaaaaacaaagaacgcTAAAGTATTACGATCTGCTCCTACCAAAGTGGAGGAAATCTCATCGGATGGAACAAGCACGCCTGGGGCAGAGTCTACCAAACTGCCTCCCCATGAGTCTTTTGAGACAAGTGAGGAATTAGCAATCTTGGCAATGCACATTGACCACATTATGAAGTCTGAAGGATGTTGTGAGGAAGTACCTCATTGTATTCCACCTGTTGACGACTTGAAAGAAAGTGAAGCTGATTACAAAAAGACACCTCCGAAgaaaagaggcaagaagaaaaggCTAATGACAGGGTCAAAAACTGAAAAAGGCTTTGAAAATACAGCCAAAGAGTTTAAGTTGTTTGATAATTCATTGGCACAAGAAGTAGATCCAGTTTTCATTGCTGGTCTTTGTGATGACATGAAAGACTTTTTGATTCCAGAAAATATACTTGCTCGAGAGGCATCCGAAGTGGTGGAAGActcgtgtttttgtgtgtgtactgaCAGAGCTTCGTGTGATGATTTTTCTAGTGCAGATGATAATACTGAGGCTAGTTCAGAATGTGTGTCCCTTTGTGATTCTGAAACTATTGACTGCTCTGTTGTTAGTGAACCTAAACGTGGGCGGAGTGCAAAGAAACGTCGGAAAAATTTAACGGGCTGGCCCAAAACTCAGAAGCGAAAGAAGCCAGCGCCATCTCACACATCAGATGACAATGATAGTGCTATGGGGTGGGATGATCTTGAACCAAAGAAACATAGGGGCTGGAAAAAGCATCATGATTTCAGCCTCTTGGAGCAGACTACATCAGAGAGACTCGCTGCTCTGGCTGCATGTGATAGAAGAGCTTCTCCTCGAAAGAAGGCTTCTGTCTTGTACATGGACACGTGGCCAGTTAGATTTCGAACACAAAAATAG
- the LOC127001778 gene encoding uncharacterized protein LOC127001778 isoform X2, with product MIGETIHSGPTLAAPAVLKDEDLNATSKCVFPSNLQDSTQIPIGSNHLAQIPSTKPRFPQSWETRTPIGHSLSEPCTPCTQYRLDTKGSLPAAHVPDVIVPKIIVSKVSNIRTVSPVVKKQSENDKCTQEPLNEACESHTVVPQDSASEIRTLGVTVCELVASEKKLKEKNVQTQVAVKLEKDIQQEIKKEPDEGEVFQEYLNTAEVSQVKDENLTTKAPQTAELPVGIQEIPKIKLQIYGAVPTEFSTTNAGQTSRCAEALLKSLDLTTDLPEASLPEENKEMVRLIQEVDTKLNSFCHKRSSRASKRISSADFDVIELKPGPVSRVRRCTRTRKCSCRSDKSESETSDSRSVADESLYFDMVDKTAKPGKPKNGEPLLDEATTHVSAKFNGDVSSEIANGAHKVKGRRVSRANSDESDSNSGLRSNGNIDHNGDKVDFSVLLEISPADRKKFESKKAKIRRKTADWLLISETEQYYNEKEEIMRNKNKLESESESDESDTCTEQQDSRSDCSDESESIASTSQRNKCKGKLPRNIEDGSRPSAKRPKENQCSQKKRGRPVGSRTRKTLYDLTMLNDDDDDDDDENFFGFPVSTTIPQSTRTSSTLSGSVSQTRSKAKESCKHSYDVSSSSGKAGRKRLSDAERFLRDNREYYHFQETPERLRRSTSSSAEKEKVGRLDGCDVKQVEKKEEPRLRDPPPPVCKKQPAVDGRRVTRSAGIVLEEPDLQGKPKLKCIEKDDTKCPVKNVEKDVRDKDKRKCTEDSKEKCSEDDNRRECEGNKVKVVDEDQKINSHVDKGVSENKKDSDGRKTCSDTENRTSADTVECSEPEEGRTKQLEVSTTNAPVVSNSECTESKGRSGRILRGDVRENLKSELQDLYFSFEGVPEQESWYQTYQRLIDGVSNNEFSYDDDPLKFVLPYEMPKEYVRDFLCYKKGMLAKKRNDLADLVRKSPRCHASTLALFSDIIPTKKTKNAKVLRSAPTKVEEISSDGTSTPGAESTKLPPHESFETSEELAILAMHIDHIMKSEGCCEEVPHCIPPVDDLKESEADYKKTPPKKRGKKKRLMTGSKTEKGFENTAKEFKLFDNSLAQEVDPVFIAGLCDDMKDFLIPENILAREASEVVEDSCFCVCTDRASCDDFSSADDNTEASSECVSLCDSETIDCSVVSEPKRGRSAKKRRKNLTGWPKTQKRKKPAPSHTSDDNDSAMGWDDLEPKKHRGWKKHHDFSLLEQTTSERLAALAACDRRASPRKKASVLYMDTWPVRFRTQK from the coding sequence TAGCCCAGATTCCCTCAACCAAGCCACGTTTTCCCCAGTCCTGGGAGACGCGGACTCCTATTGGCCATTCTCTGTCAGAGCCGTGCACACCCTGTACCCAATACCGTTTGGACACCAAAGGCTCTCTTCCAGCAGCTCATGTACCTGATGTTATAGTGCCCAAAATTATTGTGTCCAAGGTCTCAAACATTAGAACTGTTTCTCCAGTGGTGAAAAAACAAAGTGAAAATGACAAATGTACACAGGAACCTCTTAATGAAGCATGTGAGAGTCACACCGTAGTGCCTCAGGACAGTGCAAGTGAAATTCGCACACTGGGAGTGACAGTTTGTGAATTGGTGGCTTCTGagaaaaagttgaaagaaaaaaatgtacagacTCAAGTTGCCGTGAAACTTGAGAAAGATATCCagcaagagataaagaaagaaccaGATGAAGGGGAGGTTTTCCAAGAATATTTGAACACAGCAGAAGTTTCTCAGGTAAAGGATGAAAACCTGACCACAAAAGCACCTCAAACTGCAGAACTTCCAGTTGGTATACAAGAAATACCTAAAATAAAGCTACAAATATATGGGGCAGTACCTACTGAGTTCAGCACAACCAATGCTGGCCAGACGTCAAGGTGTGCTGAAGCTCTGTTAAAGTCTTTAGATTTAACCACTGATCTTCCTGAAGCCAGTTTacctgaagaaaacaaagaaatggtcAGACTCATTCAAGAAGTAGACACTAAGCTTAACTCTTTTTGCCATAAAAGGAGCAGTCGTGCATCTAAGAGAATAAGCAGTGCTGATTTTGATGTGATCGAATTAAAACCAGGACCAGTGTCTAGAGTGCGGCGGTGTACGAGGACTCGTAAGTGTAGTTGCCGATCAGACAAATCTGAGTCTGAAACCTCAGACTCAAGAAGTGTGGCAGATGAGTCATTGTATTTCGATATGGTGGACAAGACTGCTAAACCAGGAAAGCCAAAGAATGGTGAGCCCTTGTTAGATGAGGCTACCACCCATGTCAGTGCCAAGTTTAACGGTGATGTGAGCAGTGAGATTGCCAATGGGGCTCACAAAGTCAAGGGACGCAGAGTTAGCCGCGCCAATAGTGATGAGTCTGACAGTAACTCAGGCTTGAGAAGTAATGGCAATATAGACCACAATGGTGATAAAGTAGATTTTAGTGTCCTCCTTGAGATCTCGCCTGCAGATAGGAAGAAATTTGAAAGTAAAAAGGCaaagataagacgaaaaacagctGATTGGTTGCTAATCTCTGAAACTGAACAGTAttataatgaaaaggaggaaataatgagaaataagaataaactggagtcagaaagtgaaagtgatgaaagtgatACCTGTACAGAACAACAAGACTCTAGGAGTGACTGTTCAGATGAGTCTGAGAGCATAGCCAGCACATCACAAAGAAACAAATGTAAAGGAAAACTTCCAAGGAATATTGAAGATGGCTCCAGACCCAGTGCTAAGAGACCGAAGGAGAATCAGTGCTCCCAGAAGAAGAGAGGCCGACCAGTAGGCAGCCGAACGAGGAAGACATTGTATGATCTTACAatgttaaatgatgatgatgatgatgatgatgatgaaaacttCTTTGGTTTCCCTGTGAGCACCACAATCCCTCAGAGCACGAGAACCAGCAGCACCTTGAGTGGTTCAGTCTCTCAAACACGGAGCAAAGCAAAGGAGAGCTGTAAGCATTCTTATGACGTGTCCTCCAGCAGCGGCAAGGCCGGAAGGAAACGACTGTCAGATGCCGAAAGATTCTTAAGAGACAATAGGGAGTACTATCACTTTCAGGAGACCCCTGAGAGATTGCGGCGCTCAACTTCGTCATCTGCTGAAAAAGAAAAGGTGGGAAGGTTGGATGGCTGTGATGTGAaacaagtagaaaagaaagaagagccaAGACTCAGGGACCCTCCTCCACCAGTGTGTAAAAAGCAACCAGCAGTTGATGGCAGGAGAGTAACTCGCAGTGCAGGTATCGTTCTTGAGGAGCCTGATTTGCAGGGAAAGCCGAAATTGAAATGTATAGAAAAGGATGATACAAAGTGTCCAGTTAAGAATGTAGAAAAAGATGTTAGAGACAAAGACAAGAGAAAGTGCACTGAAGATTCCAAAGAGAAATGTTCAGAAGATGATAACAGAAGAGAATGTGAAGGAAATAAAGTTAAGGTTGTTGATGAAGATCAAAAGATTAACAGTCATGTTGACAAGGGAGTATCTGAAAACAAGAAAGACAGTGATGGAAGGAAAACTTGTTCAGATACAGAAAATAGGACTTCAGCTGATACTGTTGAGTGCTCTGAACCTGAGGAAGGAAGAACTAAGCAGCTGGAGGTTTCCACCACCAATGCCCCAGTTGTCAGTAATAGTGAGTGTacagagagtaaaggaagaagtggtAGAATTTTAAGAGGAGATGTAAGAGAAAATTTGAAAAGTGAATTGCAagatttatatttctcttttgaAGGAGTACCTGAGCAAGAAAGTTGGTACCAGACATACCAGAGACTAATAGATGGCGTTTCTAATAATGAGTTTTCTTATGATGATGATCCTCTTAAATTTGTATTACCTTATGAAATGCCAAAGGAATATGTCAGAGACTTTCTTTGTTACAAGAAAGGTATGTTagcaaagaaaaggaatgatCTTGCAGATCTTGTAAGGAAGTCTCCTAGATGCCATGCATCTACTCTTGCTCTGTTTTCTGATATTATTCCtaccaaaaaaacaaagaacgcTAAAGTATTACGATCTGCTCCTACCAAAGTGGAGGAAATCTCATCGGATGGAACAAGCACGCCTGGGGCAGAGTCTACCAAACTGCCTCCCCATGAGTCTTTTGAGACAAGTGAGGAATTAGCAATCTTGGCAATGCACATTGACCACATTATGAAGTCTGAAGGATGTTGTGAGGAAGTACCTCATTGTATTCCACCTGTTGACGACTTGAAAGAAAGTGAAGCTGATTACAAAAAGACACCTCCGAAgaaaagaggcaagaagaaaaggCTAATGACAGGGTCAAAAACTGAAAAAGGCTTTGAAAATACAGCCAAAGAGTTTAAGTTGTTTGATAATTCATTGGCACAAGAAGTAGATCCAGTTTTCATTGCTGGTCTTTGTGATGACATGAAAGACTTTTTGATTCCAGAAAATATACTTGCTCGAGAGGCATCCGAAGTGGTGGAAGActcgtgtttttgtgtgtgtactgaCAGAGCTTCGTGTGATGATTTTTCTAGTGCAGATGATAATACTGAGGCTAGTTCAGAATGTGTGTCCCTTTGTGATTCTGAAACTATTGACTGCTCTGTTGTTAGTGAACCTAAACGTGGGCGGAGTGCAAAGAAACGTCGGAAAAATTTAACGGGCTGGCCCAAAACTCAGAAGCGAAAGAAGCCAGCGCCATCTCACACATCAGATGACAATGATAGTGCTATGGGGTGGGATGATCTTGAACCAAAGAAACATAGGGGCTGGAAAAAGCATCATGATTTCAGCCTCTTGGAGCAGACTACATCAGAGAGACTCGCTGCTCTGGCTGCATGTGATAGAAGAGCTTCTCCTCGAAAGAAGGCTTCTGTCTTGTACATGGACACGTGGCCAGTTAGATTTCGAACACAAAAATAG